A window from Esox lucius isolate fEsoLuc1 chromosome 16, fEsoLuc1.pri, whole genome shotgun sequence encodes these proteins:
- the impg2a gene encoding interphotoreceptor matrix proteoglycan 2 isoform X3, with protein MLASLLKCLLCSLAFLLASDLLGTKTDALSGDGPVLSNRPDPFDKLGISSILSVPQGVVQPPVLQVSLPRQKRNVLFPSGVKLCGQESVPQAITNHLNYFHLRVCQETVWEAYKIFWDRLPNQEEYQTWMSQCLEGTITALEMGKNFSQSKEHLALIERRMSRMGFKSELNNPWNHMCSLPTPGTNREVQGEPTNDIEMEVLAPPMRVRSEQVVDLNIFLKGERYSEALRDPASLQYQTLNQQFTDKIQDALGGLPGFKGVAVQEFRLQKDAQGVEGVVVVYSVTVEVAEEGVSTEQLGYLHLQSNRVETSYREVEERPTVTDFRNHITETLHKDNVLNDTVPVSRVAESTKPTAGTPDDGVEDILSSEMPPDAPKVESEDVMMGENDVIILEESVSLSPDPKRTIDDTGLQEEGLLLENIVADPASPDHLGDATLPKPPNGVESSGSGVEIPDNLPFQPEKEAPEEIIIQEAGADVSGVEEESVKVPELQEEVAEVSVTAEVIEKETQSTKDLESSIVKTETMEEVKDDVPVETAEIPVSTGNPHAIETLTPDQPEEGANVILAFPELAEDGDEVGSLEEGPIIEEPVAEEETLKDKEADQVLDITGVSEEDLLEEEVLLVHEAKVETVEPTPPSAEKESPFTRVSVPTPPSAEKESPFTRVSVDVIVEEKEASPPGPEAKDQDVTSALVPAEIHPGPDISITLELQTIDPVTDYDSVQLGGNNQTEEGSSEYPSGVGHGSDQSIAMPTNPRRALMVFFSLRVTNMMFSEDLFNKSSPEYKALEQRFLELLVPYLQSNLSNFKNLEILNFRNGSIVVNSRMRFGKPVPRSVNSVVYLILEDLANTAYQTMNLAIDKFSLDVESGDQANPCKFQACNEFAQCLVNQWSGEAECVCDAGFFSVDGLPCQSICDLQADFCLNDGKCDIIPGQGAICRCRVGENWWYRGEHCEEYVSEPLVVGIAIASVAGFLLVASAVIFFLARTLRDQYDKDEAEDPIR; from the exons ATGTTGGCGTCTTTGTTGAAATGCCTTCTGTGTTCACTGGCATTCCTTTTAGCATCTGACCTTTTGGGAACCAAAACAG ATGCTTTGTCCGGGGATGGACCTGTTCTATCTAACAGACCAGATCCATTTGATAAACTTGGAATATCATCCATTCTATCTGTTCCTCAAGGCGTAGTTCAGCCACCTGTCCTCCAGGTTTCACTCCCCCGGCAGAAACGCAACGTGCTTTTCCCAAGTGGGGTCAAACTCTGTGGGCAGGAGAGTGTGCCACAAGCCATTACAAATCACCTCAACTACTTTCATCTGCGAG TCTGTCAGGAGACTGTGTGGGAGGCCTACAAGATCTTCTGGGACCGCCTCCCAAATCAGGAAGAGTACCAGACCTGGATGAGCCAATGCCTGGAAGGCACGATCACCGCTCTAGAGATGGGCAAAAacttcagccaatcaaaggAGCACCTGGCCCTGATTGAGAGG AGAATGTCCCGGATGGGTTTTAAAAG TGAGCTCAACAACCCGTGGAACCATATGTGCAG CCTCCCGACTCCAGGTACCAACCGGGAAGTTCAAGGAG AACCCACCAATGACATAGAGATGGAGGTGTTGGCTCCGCCCATGCGCGTCCGGTCTGAGCAGGTAGTGGATCTGAACATCTTCCTGAAGGGGGAGAGATACAGTGAGGCTCTGAGAGACCCTGCCAGTCTCCAGTACCAGACTCTCAACCAGCAGTTCACTGACAAG ATACAAGATGCTCTTGGAGGACTTCCAGGCTTTAAGGGTGTAGCAGTGCAGGAGTTCAG GCTTCAGAAGGATGCTCAGGG GGTGGAGGGTGTGGTGGTGGTCTATTCAGTGACCGTGGAAGTGGCGGAGGAGGGGGTGAGCACTGAGCAGTTGGGCTACCTCCATCTGCAGTCCAACAGGGTGGAGACATCCtacagagaggtggaggagagaccCACAGTGACTGACTTCAGGAACCACATTACTGAGACTCTGCACAAGGACAACGTCCTCAATGACACAGTGCCTG TGTCCAGGGTTGCTGAGTCCACCAAGCCCACTGCTGGAACACCTGACGATGGGGTG GAGGACATTTTGTCTTCTGAGATGCCCCCAGATGCCCCAAAGGTTGAATCTGAGGATGTCATGATGGGGGAGAATGATGTCATCATTCTGGAGGAGAGTGTCTCCCTTTCCCCTGATCCCAAGCGGACCATCGATGATACAGGCCTCCAGGAGGAGGGTCTGCTTTTGGAGAACATCGTGGCAGACCCGGCCTCCCCTGACCACCTGGGTGATGCCACGCTCCCCAAGCCGCCAAATGGGGTGGAGTCCTCTGGTTCAGGGGTTGAAATACCGGACAACTTGCCTTTTCAGCCCGAGAAAGAAGCTCCTGAAGAGATTATTATACAGGAAGCAGGAGCGGATGTCTCTGGGGTTGAGGAGGAATCTGTTAAGGTCCCTGAGCTACAGGAGGAAGTGGCTGAGGTTTCTGTCACAGCAGAAGTTATAGAAAAGGAAACTCAGTCAACAAAAGACCTGGAGTCCTCCATCGTAAAGACAGAGACCATGGAAGAGGTGAAGGATGATGTCCCTGTAGAAACAGCTGAAATTCCTGTGTCGACAGGGAATCCTCATGCCATCGAGACTCTGACCCCAGATCAGCCTGAAGAGGGCGCCAACGTGATCCTGGCTTTTCCAGAATTAGCTGAAGACGGAGATGAAGTTGGGAGCTTAGAGGAGGGACCAATCATTGAGGAGCCAGTAGCCGAAGAGGAAACTTTGAAGGACAAGGAGGCGGACCAAGTTCTGGATATTACTGGGGTCTCGGAGGAGGACCTACTGGAAGAGGAGGTGTTATTGGTTCATGAGGCAAAAGTGGAGACTGTTGAACCGACGCCTCCCTCAGCAGAGAAGGAGTCGCCCTTCACCCGGGTCTCCGTGCCGACGCCTCCCTCAGCAGAGAAGGAGTCTCCTTTCACCCGGGTCTCAGTGGACGTGATAGTAGAGGAGAAGGAGGCCTCGCCCCCAGGACCAGAGGCAAAGGACCAGGATGTCACCTCAGCTCTTGTCCCTGCTGAGATCCACCCTGGCCCGGACATCTCTATTACTCTGGAG CTACAGACCATAGACCCTGTGACTGACTATGACTCGGTCCAGTTGGGCGGAAACAACCAAACAGAGGAGGGGAGCAGTGAGTACCCCTCTGGAGTGGGACATGGTTCGGACCAAAGCATTGCCATGCCAACCAACCCTAGGAGGGCGCTGATGGTGTTCTTCAGTCTGAGGGTCACAAATATGATGTTCTCAGAGGATCTCTTCAATAAGAGCTCACCGGAATACAAGGCCCTGGAGCAAAGGTTCCTGGAACTG CTCGTCCCTTACCTCCAGTCCAACCTCAGTAACTTCAAGAACCTGGAGATCCTCAACTTCCGCAACGGCAGTATCGTGGTGAACAGCCGAATGAGGTTTGGGAAGCCAGTCCCTCGTAGTGTCAACAGTGTTGTGTATCTGATCCTGGAGGACTTGGCTAACACAGCCTACCAAACCATGAACCTGGCAATCGATAAGTTCTCTCTGGATGTAGAGTCCG GTGACCAGGCGAATCCGTGTAAGTTCCAGGCATGTAATGAGTTTGCTCAGTGTCTGGTGAACCAGTGGTCTGGTGAAGccgaatgtgtgtgtgacgcTGGGTTCTTCAGCGTGGACGGGCTACCCTGTCAGAGCATCTGTGACCTGCAGGCAGATTTCTGTTTGAACGATGGCAAGTGTGACATCATACCAGGACAGGGAGCTATCTGCAG GTGTCGTGTGGGGGAGAACTGGTGGTACCGCGGGGAACACTGTGAGGAATATGTGTCAGAACCGCTGGTGGTCGGCATTGCGATTGCCTCGGTAGCAGGTTTCCTACTGGTGGCTTCCGCTGTGATCTTCTTCCTGGCAAGGACCCTACGGGATCAATACGACAAGGATGAGGCAGAG GACCCCATACGGTGA
- the impg2a gene encoding interphotoreceptor matrix proteoglycan 2 isoform X1: MLASLLKCLLCSLAFLLASDLLGTKTDALSGDGPVLSNRPDPFDKLGISSILSVPQGVVQPPVLQVSLPRQKRNVLFPSGVKLCGQESVPQAITNHLNYFHLRVCQETVWEAYKIFWDRLPNQEEYQTWMSQCLEGTITALEMGKNFSQSKEHLALIERRMSRMGFKSELNNPWNHMCSLPTPGTNREVQGEPTNDIEMEVLAPPMRVRSEQVVDLNIFLKGERYSEALRDPASLQYQTLNQQFTDKIQDALGGLPGFKGVAVQEFRLQKDAQGVEGVVVVYSVTVEVAEEGVSTEQLGYLHLQSNRVETSYREVEERPTVTDFRNHITETLHKDNVLNDTVPVSRVAESTKPTAGTPDDGVEDILSSEMPPDAPKVESEDVMMGENDVIILEESVSLSPDPKRTIDDTGLQEEGLLLENIVADPASPDHLGDATLPKPPNGVESSGSGVEIPDNLPFQPEKEAPEEIIIQEAGADVSGVEEESVKVPELQEEVAEVSVTAEVIEKETQSTKDLESSIVKTETMEEVKDDVPVETAEIPVSTGNPHAIETLTPDQPEEGANVILAFPELAEDGDEVGSLEEGPIIEEPVAEEETLKDKEADQVLDITGVSEEDLLEEEVLLVHEAKVETVEPTPPSAEKESPFTRVSVPTPPSAEKESPFTRVSVDVIVEEKEASPPGPEAKDQDVTSALVPAEIHPGPDISITLELQTIDPVTDYDSVQLGGNNQTEEGSSEYPSGVGHGSDQSIAMPTNPRRALMVFFSLRVTNMMFSEDLFNKSSPEYKALEQRFLELLVPYLQSNLSNFKNLEILNFRNGSIVVNSRMRFGKPVPRSVNSVVYLILEDLANTAYQTMNLAIDKFSLDVESGDQANPCKFQACNEFAQCLVNQWSGEAECVCDAGFFSVDGLPCQSICDLQADFCLNDGKCDIIPGQGAICRCRVGENWWYRGEHCEEYVSEPLVVGIAIASVAGFLLVASAVIFFLARTLRDQYDKDEAEDPIRRGESIPSLERATKYNPMFESEATTAYSHYYRRYPEAPVYSSASAEASTDFSSEEIRHIYENSELTKEEIQDRIRIIELYAKDRQFADFVRHHQTTLETRTESVST, from the exons ATGTTGGCGTCTTTGTTGAAATGCCTTCTGTGTTCACTGGCATTCCTTTTAGCATCTGACCTTTTGGGAACCAAAACAG ATGCTTTGTCCGGGGATGGACCTGTTCTATCTAACAGACCAGATCCATTTGATAAACTTGGAATATCATCCATTCTATCTGTTCCTCAAGGCGTAGTTCAGCCACCTGTCCTCCAGGTTTCACTCCCCCGGCAGAAACGCAACGTGCTTTTCCCAAGTGGGGTCAAACTCTGTGGGCAGGAGAGTGTGCCACAAGCCATTACAAATCACCTCAACTACTTTCATCTGCGAG TCTGTCAGGAGACTGTGTGGGAGGCCTACAAGATCTTCTGGGACCGCCTCCCAAATCAGGAAGAGTACCAGACCTGGATGAGCCAATGCCTGGAAGGCACGATCACCGCTCTAGAGATGGGCAAAAacttcagccaatcaaaggAGCACCTGGCCCTGATTGAGAGG AGAATGTCCCGGATGGGTTTTAAAAG TGAGCTCAACAACCCGTGGAACCATATGTGCAG CCTCCCGACTCCAGGTACCAACCGGGAAGTTCAAGGAG AACCCACCAATGACATAGAGATGGAGGTGTTGGCTCCGCCCATGCGCGTCCGGTCTGAGCAGGTAGTGGATCTGAACATCTTCCTGAAGGGGGAGAGATACAGTGAGGCTCTGAGAGACCCTGCCAGTCTCCAGTACCAGACTCTCAACCAGCAGTTCACTGACAAG ATACAAGATGCTCTTGGAGGACTTCCAGGCTTTAAGGGTGTAGCAGTGCAGGAGTTCAG GCTTCAGAAGGATGCTCAGGG GGTGGAGGGTGTGGTGGTGGTCTATTCAGTGACCGTGGAAGTGGCGGAGGAGGGGGTGAGCACTGAGCAGTTGGGCTACCTCCATCTGCAGTCCAACAGGGTGGAGACATCCtacagagaggtggaggagagaccCACAGTGACTGACTTCAGGAACCACATTACTGAGACTCTGCACAAGGACAACGTCCTCAATGACACAGTGCCTG TGTCCAGGGTTGCTGAGTCCACCAAGCCCACTGCTGGAACACCTGACGATGGGGTG GAGGACATTTTGTCTTCTGAGATGCCCCCAGATGCCCCAAAGGTTGAATCTGAGGATGTCATGATGGGGGAGAATGATGTCATCATTCTGGAGGAGAGTGTCTCCCTTTCCCCTGATCCCAAGCGGACCATCGATGATACAGGCCTCCAGGAGGAGGGTCTGCTTTTGGAGAACATCGTGGCAGACCCGGCCTCCCCTGACCACCTGGGTGATGCCACGCTCCCCAAGCCGCCAAATGGGGTGGAGTCCTCTGGTTCAGGGGTTGAAATACCGGACAACTTGCCTTTTCAGCCCGAGAAAGAAGCTCCTGAAGAGATTATTATACAGGAAGCAGGAGCGGATGTCTCTGGGGTTGAGGAGGAATCTGTTAAGGTCCCTGAGCTACAGGAGGAAGTGGCTGAGGTTTCTGTCACAGCAGAAGTTATAGAAAAGGAAACTCAGTCAACAAAAGACCTGGAGTCCTCCATCGTAAAGACAGAGACCATGGAAGAGGTGAAGGATGATGTCCCTGTAGAAACAGCTGAAATTCCTGTGTCGACAGGGAATCCTCATGCCATCGAGACTCTGACCCCAGATCAGCCTGAAGAGGGCGCCAACGTGATCCTGGCTTTTCCAGAATTAGCTGAAGACGGAGATGAAGTTGGGAGCTTAGAGGAGGGACCAATCATTGAGGAGCCAGTAGCCGAAGAGGAAACTTTGAAGGACAAGGAGGCGGACCAAGTTCTGGATATTACTGGGGTCTCGGAGGAGGACCTACTGGAAGAGGAGGTGTTATTGGTTCATGAGGCAAAAGTGGAGACTGTTGAACCGACGCCTCCCTCAGCAGAGAAGGAGTCGCCCTTCACCCGGGTCTCCGTGCCGACGCCTCCCTCAGCAGAGAAGGAGTCTCCTTTCACCCGGGTCTCAGTGGACGTGATAGTAGAGGAGAAGGAGGCCTCGCCCCCAGGACCAGAGGCAAAGGACCAGGATGTCACCTCAGCTCTTGTCCCTGCTGAGATCCACCCTGGCCCGGACATCTCTATTACTCTGGAG CTACAGACCATAGACCCTGTGACTGACTATGACTCGGTCCAGTTGGGCGGAAACAACCAAACAGAGGAGGGGAGCAGTGAGTACCCCTCTGGAGTGGGACATGGTTCGGACCAAAGCATTGCCATGCCAACCAACCCTAGGAGGGCGCTGATGGTGTTCTTCAGTCTGAGGGTCACAAATATGATGTTCTCAGAGGATCTCTTCAATAAGAGCTCACCGGAATACAAGGCCCTGGAGCAAAGGTTCCTGGAACTG CTCGTCCCTTACCTCCAGTCCAACCTCAGTAACTTCAAGAACCTGGAGATCCTCAACTTCCGCAACGGCAGTATCGTGGTGAACAGCCGAATGAGGTTTGGGAAGCCAGTCCCTCGTAGTGTCAACAGTGTTGTGTATCTGATCCTGGAGGACTTGGCTAACACAGCCTACCAAACCATGAACCTGGCAATCGATAAGTTCTCTCTGGATGTAGAGTCCG GTGACCAGGCGAATCCGTGTAAGTTCCAGGCATGTAATGAGTTTGCTCAGTGTCTGGTGAACCAGTGGTCTGGTGAAGccgaatgtgtgtgtgacgcTGGGTTCTTCAGCGTGGACGGGCTACCCTGTCAGAGCATCTGTGACCTGCAGGCAGATTTCTGTTTGAACGATGGCAAGTGTGACATCATACCAGGACAGGGAGCTATCTGCAG GTGTCGTGTGGGGGAGAACTGGTGGTACCGCGGGGAACACTGTGAGGAATATGTGTCAGAACCGCTGGTGGTCGGCATTGCGATTGCCTCGGTAGCAGGTTTCCTACTGGTGGCTTCCGCTGTGATCTTCTTCCTGGCAAGGACCCTACGGGATCAATACGACAAGGATGAGGCAGAGGACCCCATACG
- the impg2a gene encoding interphotoreceptor matrix proteoglycan 2 isoform X2, protein MLASLLKCLLCSLAFLLASDLLGTKTGVVQPPVLQVSLPRQKRNVLFPSGVKLCGQESVPQAITNHLNYFHLRVCQETVWEAYKIFWDRLPNQEEYQTWMSQCLEGTITALEMGKNFSQSKEHLALIERRMSRMGFKSELNNPWNHMCSLPTPGTNREVQGEPTNDIEMEVLAPPMRVRSEQVVDLNIFLKGERYSEALRDPASLQYQTLNQQFTDKIQDALGGLPGFKGVAVQEFRLQKDAQGVEGVVVVYSVTVEVAEEGVSTEQLGYLHLQSNRVETSYREVEERPTVTDFRNHITETLHKDNVLNDTVPVSRVAESTKPTAGTPDDGVEDILSSEMPPDAPKVESEDVMMGENDVIILEESVSLSPDPKRTIDDTGLQEEGLLLENIVADPASPDHLGDATLPKPPNGVESSGSGVEIPDNLPFQPEKEAPEEIIIQEAGADVSGVEEESVKVPELQEEVAEVSVTAEVIEKETQSTKDLESSIVKTETMEEVKDDVPVETAEIPVSTGNPHAIETLTPDQPEEGANVILAFPELAEDGDEVGSLEEGPIIEEPVAEEETLKDKEADQVLDITGVSEEDLLEEEVLLVHEAKVETVEPTPPSAEKESPFTRVSVPTPPSAEKESPFTRVSVDVIVEEKEASPPGPEAKDQDVTSALVPAEIHPGPDISITLELQTIDPVTDYDSVQLGGNNQTEEGSSEYPSGVGHGSDQSIAMPTNPRRALMVFFSLRVTNMMFSEDLFNKSSPEYKALEQRFLELLVPYLQSNLSNFKNLEILNFRNGSIVVNSRMRFGKPVPRSVNSVVYLILEDLANTAYQTMNLAIDKFSLDVESGDQANPCKFQACNEFAQCLVNQWSGEAECVCDAGFFSVDGLPCQSICDLQADFCLNDGKCDIIPGQGAICRCRVGENWWYRGEHCEEYVSEPLVVGIAIASVAGFLLVASAVIFFLARTLRDQYDKDEAEDPIRRGESIPSLERATKYNPMFESEATTAYSHYYRRYPEAPVYSSASAEASTDFSSEEIRHIYENSELTKEEIQDRIRIIELYAKDRQFADFVRHHQTTLETRTESVST, encoded by the exons ATGTTGGCGTCTTTGTTGAAATGCCTTCTGTGTTCACTGGCATTCCTTTTAGCATCTGACCTTTTGGGAACCAAAACAG GCGTAGTTCAGCCACCTGTCCTCCAGGTTTCACTCCCCCGGCAGAAACGCAACGTGCTTTTCCCAAGTGGGGTCAAACTCTGTGGGCAGGAGAGTGTGCCACAAGCCATTACAAATCACCTCAACTACTTTCATCTGCGAG TCTGTCAGGAGACTGTGTGGGAGGCCTACAAGATCTTCTGGGACCGCCTCCCAAATCAGGAAGAGTACCAGACCTGGATGAGCCAATGCCTGGAAGGCACGATCACCGCTCTAGAGATGGGCAAAAacttcagccaatcaaaggAGCACCTGGCCCTGATTGAGAGG AGAATGTCCCGGATGGGTTTTAAAAG TGAGCTCAACAACCCGTGGAACCATATGTGCAG CCTCCCGACTCCAGGTACCAACCGGGAAGTTCAAGGAG AACCCACCAATGACATAGAGATGGAGGTGTTGGCTCCGCCCATGCGCGTCCGGTCTGAGCAGGTAGTGGATCTGAACATCTTCCTGAAGGGGGAGAGATACAGTGAGGCTCTGAGAGACCCTGCCAGTCTCCAGTACCAGACTCTCAACCAGCAGTTCACTGACAAG ATACAAGATGCTCTTGGAGGACTTCCAGGCTTTAAGGGTGTAGCAGTGCAGGAGTTCAG GCTTCAGAAGGATGCTCAGGG GGTGGAGGGTGTGGTGGTGGTCTATTCAGTGACCGTGGAAGTGGCGGAGGAGGGGGTGAGCACTGAGCAGTTGGGCTACCTCCATCTGCAGTCCAACAGGGTGGAGACATCCtacagagaggtggaggagagaccCACAGTGACTGACTTCAGGAACCACATTACTGAGACTCTGCACAAGGACAACGTCCTCAATGACACAGTGCCTG TGTCCAGGGTTGCTGAGTCCACCAAGCCCACTGCTGGAACACCTGACGATGGGGTG GAGGACATTTTGTCTTCTGAGATGCCCCCAGATGCCCCAAAGGTTGAATCTGAGGATGTCATGATGGGGGAGAATGATGTCATCATTCTGGAGGAGAGTGTCTCCCTTTCCCCTGATCCCAAGCGGACCATCGATGATACAGGCCTCCAGGAGGAGGGTCTGCTTTTGGAGAACATCGTGGCAGACCCGGCCTCCCCTGACCACCTGGGTGATGCCACGCTCCCCAAGCCGCCAAATGGGGTGGAGTCCTCTGGTTCAGGGGTTGAAATACCGGACAACTTGCCTTTTCAGCCCGAGAAAGAAGCTCCTGAAGAGATTATTATACAGGAAGCAGGAGCGGATGTCTCTGGGGTTGAGGAGGAATCTGTTAAGGTCCCTGAGCTACAGGAGGAAGTGGCTGAGGTTTCTGTCACAGCAGAAGTTATAGAAAAGGAAACTCAGTCAACAAAAGACCTGGAGTCCTCCATCGTAAAGACAGAGACCATGGAAGAGGTGAAGGATGATGTCCCTGTAGAAACAGCTGAAATTCCTGTGTCGACAGGGAATCCTCATGCCATCGAGACTCTGACCCCAGATCAGCCTGAAGAGGGCGCCAACGTGATCCTGGCTTTTCCAGAATTAGCTGAAGACGGAGATGAAGTTGGGAGCTTAGAGGAGGGACCAATCATTGAGGAGCCAGTAGCCGAAGAGGAAACTTTGAAGGACAAGGAGGCGGACCAAGTTCTGGATATTACTGGGGTCTCGGAGGAGGACCTACTGGAAGAGGAGGTGTTATTGGTTCATGAGGCAAAAGTGGAGACTGTTGAACCGACGCCTCCCTCAGCAGAGAAGGAGTCGCCCTTCACCCGGGTCTCCGTGCCGACGCCTCCCTCAGCAGAGAAGGAGTCTCCTTTCACCCGGGTCTCAGTGGACGTGATAGTAGAGGAGAAGGAGGCCTCGCCCCCAGGACCAGAGGCAAAGGACCAGGATGTCACCTCAGCTCTTGTCCCTGCTGAGATCCACCCTGGCCCGGACATCTCTATTACTCTGGAG CTACAGACCATAGACCCTGTGACTGACTATGACTCGGTCCAGTTGGGCGGAAACAACCAAACAGAGGAGGGGAGCAGTGAGTACCCCTCTGGAGTGGGACATGGTTCGGACCAAAGCATTGCCATGCCAACCAACCCTAGGAGGGCGCTGATGGTGTTCTTCAGTCTGAGGGTCACAAATATGATGTTCTCAGAGGATCTCTTCAATAAGAGCTCACCGGAATACAAGGCCCTGGAGCAAAGGTTCCTGGAACTG CTCGTCCCTTACCTCCAGTCCAACCTCAGTAACTTCAAGAACCTGGAGATCCTCAACTTCCGCAACGGCAGTATCGTGGTGAACAGCCGAATGAGGTTTGGGAAGCCAGTCCCTCGTAGTGTCAACAGTGTTGTGTATCTGATCCTGGAGGACTTGGCTAACACAGCCTACCAAACCATGAACCTGGCAATCGATAAGTTCTCTCTGGATGTAGAGTCCG GTGACCAGGCGAATCCGTGTAAGTTCCAGGCATGTAATGAGTTTGCTCAGTGTCTGGTGAACCAGTGGTCTGGTGAAGccgaatgtgtgtgtgacgcTGGGTTCTTCAGCGTGGACGGGCTACCCTGTCAGAGCATCTGTGACCTGCAGGCAGATTTCTGTTTGAACGATGGCAAGTGTGACATCATACCAGGACAGGGAGCTATCTGCAG GTGTCGTGTGGGGGAGAACTGGTGGTACCGCGGGGAACACTGTGAGGAATATGTGTCAGAACCGCTGGTGGTCGGCATTGCGATTGCCTCGGTAGCAGGTTTCCTACTGGTGGCTTCCGCTGTGATCTTCTTCCTGGCAAGGACCCTACGGGATCAATACGACAAGGATGAGGCAGAGGACCCCATACG